A single region of the Alteriqipengyuania flavescens genome encodes:
- a CDS encoding FAD binding domain-containing protein, which yields MRPFQYTRAPSLAEASNMTTNEDTLAIAGGTNLLDLMKLQVEKPGQLADINRLGLAGIEDTDEGGLRLGALATNTETAVHPRVRADYPVLSRAILAGATQQLRNKATNGGNLCQRTRCFYFTNIDQPCNKRDPGSGCGAIDGIAKLHAILGTSEQCIATYPGDMAVALSALGAMVQISGDKGERSVPVRDFHLLPGDTPWIENVLEPGEIITGIDLPAPVGGTQIYRKVRERSSYAFALVSVAAIIEMTDGKFSRADLAFGGLAHKPWYDPRVGECLLGQSPSDALFDKAADILLEDAQGYGENDFKIPLTRRTLHAVLAQATENAA from the coding sequence ATGAGGCCGTTCCAATACACCCGCGCGCCTTCGCTCGCCGAAGCGTCGAACATGACCACAAACGAAGATACGCTTGCGATTGCAGGCGGGACCAATCTGCTCGACCTGATGAAGCTGCAGGTGGAGAAGCCCGGTCAGCTTGCGGACATCAACCGGCTCGGCCTCGCCGGTATCGAGGACACGGACGAAGGCGGCCTGCGCCTCGGCGCGCTCGCCACGAACACCGAAACCGCCGTTCACCCGCGCGTGCGTGCCGACTATCCAGTCCTGTCGCGCGCGATCCTGGCCGGAGCGACGCAGCAACTGCGCAACAAGGCCACCAATGGCGGCAATCTGTGCCAGCGCACGCGTTGCTTCTATTTCACGAACATCGACCAGCCCTGCAACAAGCGCGACCCGGGCAGCGGTTGCGGAGCCATCGACGGCATTGCGAAACTCCACGCAATCCTCGGAACGAGCGAGCAGTGCATCGCGACCTATCCGGGCGACATGGCCGTGGCGCTGAGCGCGCTTGGCGCGATGGTGCAGATTTCGGGCGACAAGGGCGAGCGCAGCGTGCCGGTGCGCGACTTCCATCTGCTGCCAGGCGATACGCCGTGGATCGAGAATGTCCTCGAACCGGGCGAGATCATCACCGGCATCGATCTTCCGGCGCCCGTGGGCGGAACGCAAATCTACCGCAAGGTGCGCGAGCGTTCCTCCTATGCTTTCGCGCTGGTTTCCGTCGCCGCCATCATCGAGATGACCGACGGCAAGTTTTCGCGCGCCGACCTCGCCTTCGGTGGTCTCGCGCACAAGCCGTGGTACGATCCGCGTGTCGGGGAATGCCTGCTGGGCCAGTCTCCTTCGGACGCGCTGTTCGACAAGGCGGCCGATATCCTGCTCGAAGACGCGCAGGGGTATGGCGAGAACGATTTCAAGATACCACTCACGCGGCGGACACTTCACGCCGTCTTGGCGCAGGCGACGGAGAACGCAGCATGA
- a CDS encoding crotonase/enoyl-CoA hydratase family protein produces the protein MTALDFTSDDRVSIDVADHVAYVRLTRADKMNALDPAMFERIIAAGTALRSAKGVRAVVLSGEGRAFCAGLDTASFGAQADPDAPPLQERTYGNANKYQEVAMTWRKCPVPVIAALHGVCFGGGLQIASGADIRIAHPATRMAVMEMKWGLVPDMGGFALWRGNVRDDVLRELTYTAREFLAEEGKALGFVTELADDPLARAEELATAIAGRNPGAIRAAKQLANTVPDIGEDAILLAEAEAQAGVIRTPNQIEAVMAELQGRAANYAD, from the coding sequence ATGACCGCCCTCGATTTCACCAGCGACGACCGCGTTTCCATCGACGTCGCCGACCACGTCGCGTATGTGCGGCTGACCCGCGCGGACAAGATGAACGCGCTCGACCCCGCCATGTTCGAACGCATCATCGCCGCCGGCACCGCGCTGCGCAGCGCGAAAGGCGTGCGCGCGGTCGTGCTTTCGGGAGAGGGGCGGGCCTTCTGTGCCGGGCTCGACACCGCCAGCTTCGGCGCGCAGGCCGATCCCGATGCGCCGCCCTTGCAGGAACGGACCTACGGCAATGCCAACAAGTACCAGGAGGTCGCGATGACCTGGCGCAAGTGCCCGGTCCCGGTGATCGCCGCGCTGCACGGCGTGTGTTTCGGCGGCGGGCTGCAGATCGCGAGCGGCGCGGACATACGGATCGCCCATCCCGCCACGCGCATGGCGGTGATGGAGATGAAATGGGGCCTGGTGCCCGACATGGGCGGCTTCGCCCTGTGGCGCGGCAATGTTCGCGACGATGTCTTGCGCGAGCTCACCTACACCGCGCGGGAATTCCTGGCCGAGGAAGGCAAGGCGCTGGGCTTCGTCACCGAACTGGCGGACGACCCGCTCGCCCGCGCTGAAGAACTTGCCACCGCCATAGCCGGCCGCAACCCGGGCGCGATCCGTGCGGCCAAGCAGCTCGCCAACACTGTGCCCGACATAGGCGAGGACGCGATCCTGCTGGCCGAGGCCGAGGCGCAGGCCGGTGTCATCCGCACCCCGAACCAGATCGAGGCGGTGATGGCGGAACTGCAAGGAAGGGCGGCGAACTACGCCGACTAG
- a CDS encoding LL-diaminopimelate aminotransferase, with the protein MSRDFYRIKRLPPYVIAEVNGMRHAARRAGRDIIDLGMGNPDQPPPQHVIDKLVEVAAKPDAHGYSQSKGIPGLRRAQANYYQRRFGVELDPESEVVVTMGSKEGLASLATAITAPGDVVLAPNPSYPIHTYGFILAGATIREIPTTPGDAYFRILDKAMAHSVPRPTILIVNYPSNPTAEVADLEFYTRVVDWARENDVMVISDLAYSELYYDGKPTPSILQVPGAKDVAVEFTSLSKTYRMAGWRIGFAVGNAEMIAALTRVKSYLDYGAFTPIQAAACAALNGPQDVVEENRQTFQRRRDLLVESFTRAGWPIPAPPASMFAWAPLPEKMSNLGSLEFSKQLLEKAGVAVAPGVGYGEAGEGFVRIALVENEQRIRQAARNIKRFLAD; encoded by the coding sequence ATGAGCCGCGACTTTTACCGCATCAAGCGTCTGCCGCCCTATGTCATCGCCGAGGTGAACGGCATGCGCCACGCCGCCCGGCGGGCAGGGCGCGACATCATCGATCTCGGCATGGGCAACCCCGACCAGCCGCCGCCGCAGCACGTGATCGACAAGCTGGTGGAAGTGGCCGCGAAGCCCGATGCACACGGCTATTCCCAGTCGAAGGGCATCCCGGGCCTCCGCCGGGCGCAGGCCAACTATTACCAGCGCCGCTTCGGGGTGGAGCTCGACCCCGAAAGCGAAGTGGTGGTCACCATGGGGTCCAAGGAAGGGCTCGCCAGCCTCGCCACCGCGATCACCGCGCCGGGCGACGTGGTGCTGGCGCCCAACCCCAGCTACCCGATCCATACCTACGGCTTCATCCTGGCCGGCGCCACGATCCGCGAGATTCCGACGACGCCGGGCGACGCCTATTTCCGCATCCTCGACAAGGCGATGGCCCACAGCGTGCCGCGCCCGACGATCCTGATCGTGAATTACCCGTCCAATCCCACGGCAGAGGTCGCCGATCTCGAATTCTACACCCGGGTGGTGGACTGGGCGCGGGAAAACGACGTGATGGTCATCTCCGACCTCGCCTATTCGGAATTGTATTACGACGGAAAGCCGACGCCATCGATCCTTCAGGTTCCGGGCGCGAAGGATGTCGCGGTCGAGTTTACCAGCCTCAGCAAGACCTATCGAATGGCGGGCTGGCGGATCGGTTTCGCGGTCGGCAATGCAGAAATGATCGCCGCCCTGACGCGGGTGAAAAGCTATCTCGATTACGGGGCCTTTACGCCGATCCAGGCGGCGGCCTGCGCGGCGCTCAACGGGCCGCAGGACGTTGTCGAAGAGAACCGGCAGACGTTCCAGCGCCGGCGCGACCTCCTGGTCGAAAGCTTCACCCGGGCCGGCTGGCCGATCCCGGCACCGCCTGCATCGATGTTCGCCTGGGCCCCGCTGCCCGAGAAGATGAGCAATCTCGGCAGCCTCGAATTTTCCAAGCAATTGCTGGAAAAGGCAGGTGTCGCCGTGGCACCGGGCGTCGGTTACGGCGAGGCCGGCGAAGGTTTCGTGCGCATCGCCCTCGTCGAGAACGAGCAGCGCATCCGGCAGGCCGCGCGCAACATCAAGCGTTTCCTCGCCGACTAG
- a CDS encoding 2Fe-2S iron-sulfur cluster-binding protein, giving the protein MADTITVNGTAHPMPDDPRVSLLDFLRQYIGLTGTKKGCDHGQCGACTVIVNGIRINSCLTLAAMHDGDSVTTIEGLGTSDEPSALQRAFLEHDGFQCGYCTPGQICSATAMLEELAADWPSDASESLEGSIAISGEEIRERMSGNLCRCGAYANIVAAIEEVAAGGKS; this is encoded by the coding sequence TTGGCCGACACAATTACCGTTAATGGAACCGCTCACCCCATGCCGGACGACCCGCGGGTCAGTCTTCTCGATTTTCTGCGGCAATACATTGGCCTGACCGGCACGAAGAAGGGTTGTGACCACGGCCAGTGCGGGGCGTGCACGGTGATCGTGAACGGCATCCGGATTAACAGCTGCCTGACGCTGGCGGCAATGCATGATGGCGACAGCGTGACGACCATCGAAGGACTCGGCACGTCCGACGAGCCGTCCGCCCTCCAGCGCGCTTTTCTGGAGCATGACGGGTTTCAGTGCGGCTATTGCACGCCGGGCCAGATCTGTTCGGCCACCGCCATGCTGGAAGAGCTTGCCGCCGACTGGCCGAGCGACGCCAGCGAAAGCCTCGAAGGAAGCATCGCGATCTCCGGCGAGGAAATACGCGAGCGGATGAGCGGCAATCTGTGCCGCTGCGGCGCCTATGCGAATATCGTCGCCGCGATCGAGGAAGTCGCGGCGGGAGGCAAGTCATGA
- a CDS encoding acyl-CoA thioesterase, producing the protein MALTDFLDPVGKPGPQTLPDAQTWMQGRTFYGGASTLIAYTAAIRAFPDLPPLRAAQVGFVAPVGETVETRVQIVRQGRNVTQLRSEILCDGDVALTAFFLFGAARDPNARHPAAKADDVAFDPDDAEIVMADKGPVFIRHHFELRRGQDFSGKGPPVVRRWLRLKGDHGLDPVSQLILVGDTLPPGAMRAMKRPGPISSINWSFNILDAEPATQDGWWLAETNSQWADHGFSSERLRLWNTDGAQIVDGMQIAAVFG; encoded by the coding sequence ATGGCTTTGACGGACTTCCTCGACCCGGTCGGCAAACCCGGCCCGCAAACCCTGCCCGATGCGCAGACCTGGATGCAGGGGCGCACGTTCTACGGCGGCGCATCGACGCTGATTGCCTATACCGCCGCGATCCGCGCGTTCCCCGACCTGCCGCCATTAAGGGCGGCGCAGGTCGGCTTCGTCGCACCGGTGGGGGAAACGGTGGAGACCCGCGTGCAGATCGTGCGGCAGGGGCGCAACGTGACCCAGCTGCGCAGCGAAATCCTGTGCGATGGCGACGTGGCGCTGACCGCCTTCTTCCTGTTCGGCGCCGCGCGCGATCCCAACGCCCGCCACCCTGCCGCCAAGGCGGACGACGTGGCCTTCGACCCCGATGACGCAGAGATCGTGATGGCCGACAAGGGACCGGTCTTTATCCGCCACCATTTCGAGCTGCGGCGGGGGCAGGATTTCTCCGGCAAGGGGCCGCCGGTGGTGCGGCGCTGGCTGCGGCTGAAAGGCGACCACGGGCTGGACCCGGTTTCTCAGCTGATCCTCGTCGGCGACACGCTGCCGCCCGGCGCGATGCGGGCGATGAAGCGGCCGGGCCCGATCAGCTCGATCAACTGGTCGTTCAACATCCTCGATGCCGAGCCTGCGACACAGGACGGGTGGTGGCTGGCGGAAACGAACAGCCAATGGGCCGATCACGGCTTTTCCAGCGAGCGCCTGCGCCTGTGGAACACGGACGGCGCGCAGATCGTGGACGGGATGCAGATCGCCGCCGTGTTCGGCTGA
- the ku gene encoding non-homologous end joining protein Ku: MAARAYWQGQIRLALVSIPVEIYSATKSGSRISFNQIHEPSGKRISYEKVVPGIGPVDRDEIIRGFEVSKGNYVLLEDEEIEAVKIESKRTLELVQFVDACEIDPLYFEKPYYVAPQDELAEEAFIVLREALRKAKKVALGQLSVRGREKLVAIKPCGKGLLLETLRYADEVRVGQSFFDDIDEAKPKKELLDLANTLIEQKSAPFDASEFADRYADALKKLIDKKAKSKSKKAVIEDVDDPDVSSGANVIDLMAALKKSVESDKAKKPAKRRKSA; the protein is encoded by the coding sequence ATGGCAGCTCGCGCATATTGGCAGGGACAGATAAGGCTGGCACTGGTTTCGATACCGGTGGAGATTTACTCGGCAACCAAGTCCGGTTCGAGGATCAGCTTCAACCAGATCCACGAGCCCAGCGGGAAGCGTATTTCCTACGAAAAGGTGGTGCCCGGGATTGGCCCGGTGGACCGTGACGAAATCATTCGCGGCTTTGAGGTTTCGAAGGGCAATTACGTCCTTCTTGAAGACGAGGAAATCGAGGCGGTCAAGATCGAGAGCAAGCGCACGCTGGAACTGGTCCAGTTCGTGGATGCCTGCGAGATCGACCCGCTCTACTTCGAAAAACCATATTACGTCGCACCGCAGGACGAGCTTGCCGAAGAGGCGTTCATCGTGCTGCGCGAGGCGCTGCGCAAGGCGAAGAAGGTGGCCCTCGGCCAACTCTCGGTAAGGGGGCGGGAAAAGCTGGTGGCGATCAAGCCGTGCGGCAAGGGGCTGCTCCTCGAAACCCTGCGCTATGCCGATGAGGTGCGGGTCGGCCAAAGCTTCTTCGACGATATCGATGAGGCCAAGCCCAAGAAGGAACTGCTGGACCTCGCCAACACGCTGATCGAACAGAAGAGCGCACCCTTCGACGCGAGCGAGTTCGCGGATCGTTATGCCGACGCCCTCAAGAAATTGATCGACAAGAAGGCCAAGTCGAAGAGCAAGAAGGCTGTGATCGAGGATGTGGATGATCCGGATGTTTCGTCGGGCGCCAACGTCATCGACCTGATGGCCGCGCTCAAGAAATCGGTCGAAAGCGACAAGGCGAAAAAACCGGCGAAGCGTCGGAAATCCGCCTGA
- the ligD gene encoding DNA ligase D: MAARKDLLAEYNAKRDFKHTPEPAGKRKASKAGDLFIVQKHDATRLHWDLRLEVDGVLKSWAVTKGPSPDPDIKRLAVRTEDHPLSYAEFEGVIPKGEYGGGTVMLWDRGSWAPIEGKSAKDLDKGHLHFTLQGERMRGEWLLIRLKKKPGEKRENWLLRKLQDDHAEAGDALVQRELTSVATGRAMAEIAASKNAPRPKSGSTKPRARKAASLPQYRKPQLATLVDDVPTGNSWMHEIKFDGYRALVAVRGKNVRIYTRNGMDWTDKFGPLVDAIAALDLPSALIDGEIVAYDDKGNPDFSALQKVLKRGAGAQQPSDKLALHAFDILELEGEDLTDLPNIERKERLEALLATAQPPIHVADHVLGAGDTLYRAMCEAAQEGIISKTVDGKYSGRRSKAWVKVKCTRRQEFVIIGWKASSAKGRPFASLLLAQHDGGELVYKGNVGTGFSADDLDDLAQKLKRLERKTQSAKVDKTASRGVKWVTPKLVAEIAFAEFTADGNVRHGSFLGLRGDKPARNVVPEKAAPLPGKEDVAISSRDRVIFPDSDQTKGDLADYYAAIAPIMLPFAAQRPVSLVRCPQGRGKKCFFQKHDSGAFGDAVHHVPIREKDGGHEDYLYVEDLRGLLQCVQMGTIEFHGWAARSDEVEKPDRMIFDLDPDEGLDFAKVKKAARDIHDRLADLGLTSFAMLSGGKGVHVVVPLTPGHSWEQHKDFARRFSEALSLAEPERFTASMSKAKRKDRIFIDWQRNQRGATAVLPYSARARSGAPVAVPVAWNELKRMDSAKAFSIDQAEALLRRASSKALHGWGFADQRLPDI, from the coding sequence ATGGCCGCGCGCAAGGATCTCTTGGCCGAATACAACGCCAAGCGCGATTTCAAGCATACGCCCGAGCCCGCGGGGAAACGCAAGGCGAGCAAGGCAGGCGACCTTTTCATCGTCCAGAAACACGACGCGACCCGGTTGCACTGGGACCTGCGGTTGGAGGTGGACGGGGTGCTGAAGAGCTGGGCTGTCACCAAGGGGCCTTCTCCTGATCCCGACATCAAGCGCCTCGCGGTCCGGACCGAGGACCACCCGCTGTCCTATGCGGAGTTTGAAGGCGTCATTCCCAAGGGGGAGTACGGCGGCGGAACCGTCATGCTGTGGGATCGCGGAAGCTGGGCGCCCATTGAAGGTAAGAGCGCCAAGGATCTCGATAAGGGCCATCTCCATTTTACGCTCCAAGGGGAACGTATGCGCGGCGAATGGCTCTTGATCCGTTTGAAAAAGAAGCCGGGCGAGAAGCGCGAAAACTGGCTTTTGCGCAAGCTGCAGGATGACCACGCCGAAGCGGGCGACGCTCTGGTGCAGCGCGAACTGACAAGTGTGGCGACCGGTCGTGCGATGGCGGAGATTGCGGCGAGCAAGAACGCTCCGCGACCCAAATCAGGTTCGACGAAACCCCGCGCCAGAAAAGCTGCGTCATTGCCCCAGTACCGTAAGCCCCAGCTTGCCACGCTTGTCGACGATGTGCCGACGGGCAATAGTTGGATGCACGAGATCAAGTTCGACGGCTATCGTGCGCTGGTGGCGGTGCGTGGTAAGAACGTGCGCATCTATACGCGCAACGGAATGGACTGGACGGACAAGTTTGGCCCTCTGGTCGATGCCATTGCTGCGCTCGACTTGCCTTCGGCGCTGATCGATGGCGAGATCGTGGCCTATGATGACAAGGGCAATCCCGACTTTTCGGCGTTGCAAAAGGTTCTGAAACGGGGGGCGGGAGCTCAGCAGCCGTCCGACAAGCTGGCTCTCCACGCGTTCGATATTCTTGAGCTGGAAGGCGAGGACCTAACTGACCTTCCAAATATCGAGCGCAAGGAACGGCTCGAAGCCTTGCTCGCCACCGCGCAGCCGCCGATCCATGTCGCCGACCACGTCCTGGGTGCGGGCGACACGCTGTATCGGGCGATGTGCGAGGCTGCGCAGGAAGGCATCATTTCCAAGACCGTAGACGGCAAATACTCCGGACGTCGGTCGAAGGCCTGGGTCAAAGTCAAATGCACCCGCCGGCAGGAATTCGTCATCATCGGCTGGAAGGCGTCGAGCGCGAAGGGACGCCCCTTCGCCTCCCTTTTGCTGGCCCAGCACGATGGCGGCGAGCTTGTTTACAAGGGAAATGTCGGGACGGGGTTTTCCGCGGACGATCTCGATGATCTGGCGCAGAAGCTGAAACGGCTGGAGCGAAAGACCCAGTCGGCGAAGGTCGATAAGACCGCGTCGCGCGGTGTGAAGTGGGTAACGCCCAAGCTGGTGGCGGAGATCGCCTTTGCCGAATTCACCGCTGACGGGAACGTGCGCCACGGCAGTTTTCTTGGATTGCGCGGGGACAAGCCAGCGAGAAACGTCGTGCCAGAGAAAGCTGCTCCCTTGCCTGGAAAAGAGGACGTCGCCATTTCGAGCCGCGACCGCGTCATTTTCCCCGACAGCGATCAGACCAAGGGGGACCTGGCTGATTATTATGCGGCGATTGCACCCATCATGCTGCCATTTGCCGCGCAGCGTCCCGTCAGCCTTGTTCGCTGTCCCCAGGGGAGGGGGAAGAAGTGCTTTTTCCAAAAGCACGACAGCGGCGCTTTCGGCGATGCCGTCCATCACGTTCCGATCCGGGAAAAGGACGGCGGGCACGAGGATTACCTCTATGTGGAGGACCTGCGCGGACTTCTGCAATGCGTACAGATGGGCACAATCGAGTTTCACGGCTGGGCGGCGCGGTCGGACGAAGTGGAGAAGCCCGACCGGATGATCTTCGATCTCGATCCCGACGAGGGGCTGGATTTTGCAAAGGTGAAGAAGGCCGCGCGCGATATCCATGACCGGCTTGCCGACCTCGGCCTTACCAGTTTCGCGATGCTTTCAGGGGGGAAGGGTGTTCATGTCGTGGTGCCGCTGACGCCGGGGCATAGCTGGGAGCAGCACAAGGATTTTGCCCGTAGGTTCTCCGAAGCGCTGAGCCTTGCCGAGCCCGAACGTTTCACCGCGAGCATGAGCAAGGCTAAGCGCAAGGACCGCATCTTCATCGACTGGCAGCGCAACCAGCGCGGCGCGACGGCGGTCTTGCCGTATTCGGCACGCGCAAGGTCCGGCGCACCCGTCGCAGTTCCCGTGGCATGGAACGAACTCAAGCGGATGGATAGCGCCAAAGCGTTTTCCATCGATCAGGCAGAAGCGCTGTTGCGGCGTGCGTCGTCGAAAGCACTCCATGGCTGGGGTTTCGCCGACCAGCGCCTTCCGGACATTTAA